A DNA window from Fusarium fujikuroi IMI 58289 draft genome, chromosome FFUJ_chr11 contains the following coding sequences:
- a CDS encoding probable pectinesterase precursor, with product MKFLTTLSFVTAAFAASRTTAPSGCITVKKSPGSGQFGTVQAAVDSLSTTASGKQCIFIDQGTYNEQVLVPSRSAQLSIYGYTTDTSGYSGNKVTITAKKSQADGLNNDGTATLRVKAANFKLYNVNVANTYGQGSQAVALSAYADSGYYGVALTGFQDTLLAQQGYQLYSKCLIQGATDFIFGQTASAWFEKIDLRVVAASVGYITANGRDSDSNMSYYVFNNCNIAAAAGNAVANGAYYLGRPWRQYARVVFQKTSMSSVINSKGWSIWNTGEENTAHVLFGEYGNTGTGSQGQRASFATKLSNAVSISTVLSGNYASKGFYDASYM from the exons ATGAAGTTCCTTACAACATTGAGTTTCGTCACCGCGGCATTCGCTGCTAGTCGAACAACTGCGCCCTCCGGATGTATAACTGTCAAGAAGTCACCTGGAAGCGGCCAATTCGGTACTGTTCAAGCTGCAGTCGACTCTCTCTCAACGACGGCGTCTGGAAAGCAATGCATCTTCATTGACCAGGGTACCTACAATGAGCAGGTCCTTGTTCCTAGCCGCAGCGCTCAACTGTCTATCTACGGCTACACTACCGACACTAGCGGATATAGCGGCAACAAGGTCACCATCACagcgaagaagagccaggCGGATGGTCTGAACAACGACGGCACTGCTACCCTCCGTGTCAAGGCTGCCAATTTCAAGCTCTACAACGTCAATGTTGCCAACACTTATGGACAGGGTAGCCAAGCTGTTGCTTTGAGCGCCTATGCCGACAGCGGATACTA CGGTGTCGCTCTCACCGGATTCCAAGATACCCTTCTTGCCCAGCAGGGCTACCAGCTGTACTCCAAATGCCTTATTCAGGGCGCTACCGACTTCATTTTCGGCCAGACTGCTTCCGCCTGGTTCGAGAAGATTGACCTTCGAGTCGTCGCCGCCTCAGTTGGCTACATCACTG CCAATGGCCGTGACTCTGACTCCAACATGTCTTACTACGTCTTCAACAACTGCAACATTGCCGCAGCTGCCGGCAACGCCGTCGCCAACGGTGCATACTACCTTGGCCGACCTTGGCGTCAGTATGCCCGTGTTGTCTTCCAAAAGACCAGCATGAGCTCTGTCATCAACTCCAAGGGTTGGTCTATCTGGAACACTGGCGAGGAGAATACTGCCCACGTACTGTTTGGAGAGTATGGTAATACTGGTACTGGTTCTCAGGGCCAGCGCGCCTCTTTTGCCACCAAACTCTCCAACGCAGTCTCTATCTCTACTGTCCTTTCTGGAAACTATGCTTCCAAGGGCTTCTACGATGCTTCTTACATGTAA
- a CDS encoding related to lactose permease, which produces MGSESIHSDRHDEKNPKHEVAIVKTAIGDEAFQQAMIKEPPPKMAAPILIFASMVAFCCSTANGYDGSLFGTLLANSDFMKFFGVDNKGIGAGIVTSMYQIGSVVAIPAVGPAIDTWGRRVGMTIGSFIIIIGIVIQIACIKTASVDQFMAGRFFLGFGVSIAAAAGPTYVVEVSHPAHRGIITGLYNVMWPVGALVASGAALGGLEYEGSNTSWMISVSLQLMFPCIIFCFAMLLPESPRWLYTRGQKELATANLVKLHGHGNPDSEWVKLQLHEYEEHLEMDGSDKRWWDYRALFRNKASMYRLTCNCLVSLFGQWAGNSIVSYYLSAFLDTAGIKGDKTKTRVALGMNAVQIVFAAIGAGFTDTVGRRPMLLVVNLVCALCWVGVTVPASIANITDLDDKSQTEAVTGPVSKAILAWVYLFQIFYSIGWTPLQALYPVEVLSYEIRAKGMAFSSLFTNAAMLVMQFGIPVALKNIAWKTYIVFCVWCVCQSIILYFLVPETKNRTLEELDHIFSSDNPVKTSTQKKLFEADANANIVHIEPAVADPSKA; this is translated from the exons ATGGGATCCGAATCCATCCACAGCGATAGGcacgatgagaagaac CCGAAGCATGAGGTCGCCATTGTCAAGACGGccattggtgatgaggcttTCCAACAGGCCATGATCAAAGAGCCCCCGCCAAAGATGGCAGctcccatcctcatcttcgccagTATGGTAGCCTTCTGCTGCTCTACAGCCAACGGTTACGATGGTTCGCTTTTCGGAACCCTCCTCGCCAACAGTGACTTCATGAAGTTCTTTGGCGTGGATAACAAGGGTATCGGTGCTG GTATCGTCACTTCCATGTATCAGATCGGTTCTGTCGTTGCTATTCCTGCTGTCGGTCCTGCTATCGATACCTGGGGCCGTCGCGTCGGTATGACTATCGgctctttcatcatcatcatcggtaTCGTCATCCAGATCGCCTGCATCAAGACTGCCAGTGTCGATCAGTTTATGGCTGGTCGTTTCTTCCTCGGTTTCGGTGTCTCCATTGCCGCTGCCGCCGGTCCTACCTACGTCGTCGAGGTCTCTCATCCTGCACATCGCGGTATCATCACTGGTCTTTACAATGTCATGTGGCCCGTTGGTGCTCTTGTCGCTAGCGGTGCCGCTCTCGGAGGTTTGGAATACGAGGGAAGCAATACCTCTTGGATGATTTCCGTTTCTCTTCAGCTCATGTTCCCTTGCATCATCTTTTGCTTCGCAATGCTGCTACCCGAGTCGCCTCGATGGCTATACACCCGTGGGCAGAAAGAACTTGCGACAGCGAACCTCGTCAAACTTCACGGCCACGGCAACCCCGATAGCGAGTGGGTCAAGCTTCAACTCCACGAGTATGAGGAGCATCTTGAGATGGACGGCAGTGATAAGCGATGGTGGGACTACCGTGCTTTGTTCCGAAACAAGGCTTCTATGTACCGACTGACTTGCAACTGTCTCGTTTCTCTCTTCGGTCAATGGGCTGGAAATAGCATTGTCTCCTACTACCTCAGCGCCTTCCTCGACACTGCCGGTATCAAGGGTGACAAGACCAAAACTAGGGTTGCCTTGGGTATGAATGCTGTCCAGATCGTTTTCGCTGCTATCGGTGCTGGCTTTACCGATACTGTTGGACGTCGACCTATGCTTCTCGTTGTCAACCTCGTCTGTGCTCTTTGCTGGGTCGGTGTTACCGTTCCCGCTTCGATTGCCAACATTACCGACCTTGATGACAAGTCCCAAACTGAAGCCGTCACTGGCCCGGTCAGCAAGGCTATCTTGGCTTGGGTTTACCTTTTCCAGATCTTCTACTCCATTGGTTGGACTCCTCTCCAGGCCCTCTATCCCGTCGAGGTACTCAGTTACGAGATCCGGGCCAAGGGTATGGCTTTCAGCTCTCTCTTCACCAACGCTGCCATGCTTGTCATGCAGTTCGGTATCCCTGTCGCTCTCAAGAACATTGCCTGGAAGACTTACATTGTCTTCTGCGTCTGGTGTGTCTGCCAGTCCATCATTCTTTACTTCCTCGTgcccgagaccaagaaccGAACTCTCGAGGAACTCGACCATATCTTCTCGTCCGACAACCCAGTTAAGACCTCTacccagaagaagctgtttgAGGCCGACGCCAATGCCAACATTGTCCATATCGAGCCTGCCGTTGCTGATCCCAGCAAGGCTTAA
- a CDS encoding related to hydrolases or acyltransferases (alpha/beta hydrolase superfamily), producing the protein MKLNNAALLVFLASLQSVSPVFIGDATYTNVTVQQAVATALPSDVNLRRSHGSKNDTMLHIIPDIDFNFNVMATLATAPYQGADIGEILVAASQIKTGDFESYYEAYYNLATRVHNQAKAIDRKRHPVSARNAFFRASTYYRSADAFLHGNWSDHKIMSLWKQQADAFNKAMQLLPIPGERVELQADNFTVPAIFFKTDKPGRRPTVILGNGYDGSMEDLYHVMGEALTQRGMNAIVYEGPGQPTVRRYQGLGFIPEWERVVTPIVDYALSRNDVDGSKLALMGFSFGGILAPRAAAFEHRLAAVIALDGIFDFGEVMLKQFGPEITELFKADKKKEVDEEVALVQNNASMPSTLRWGIDQGEWSFKTHSAYTLLEKSQWFTLKGIVDKIKAPVFVGDGQNDMFFPGQAKELTEQLGGRATYHLFETASGAGLHCQEGGYVLMNQVSLDWLEDVFAKSDQA; encoded by the coding sequence ATGAAATTGAACAACGCCGCCCTCCTCGTCTTTCTGGCGTCTCTCCAATCGGTAAGTCCCGTATTTATTGGAGATGCAACATATACTAATGTTACTGTTCAACAGGCTGTTGCAACTGCCCTTCCATCAGATGTAAACTTACGCCGCAGTCATGGCTCTAAGAACGACACCATGCTACACATCATCCCGGATattgacttcaacttcaacgtcATGGCGACCTTGGCCACAGCTCCCTACCAAGGGGCGGATATCGGGGAGATCCTCGTCGCGGCGAGTCAGATCAAGACGGGCGATTTCGAAAGCTACTACGAAGCGTACTACAATCTTGCGACTCGTGTTCACAACCAAGCAAAGGCAATCGACCGCAAGAGGCATCCTGTTTCTGCAAGAAACGCGTTCTTCAGGGCCTCAACCTATTATCGCTCTGCTGATGCATTCCTGCATGGGAACTGGAGTGATCATAAGATCATGTCGCTTTGGAAGCAGCAGGCCGATGCCTTTAACAAAGCAATGCAGCTCCTGCCCATTCCCGGCGAGCGTGTTGAGCTACAGGCTGACAACTTTACTGTCCCTGCTATCTTTTTCAAGACGGACAAGCCTGGTCGTCGTCCTACTGTCATACTGGGTAACGGATATGATGGTTCCATGGAAGACCTGTATCATGTTATGGGCGAGGCGTTGACACAGCGAGGCATGAATGCTATCGTCTATGAGGGACCAGGACAGCCAACCGTCCGTCGGTACCAAGGCCTTGGCTTTATCCCTGAGTGGGAAAGGGTCGTCACACCGATTGTTGATTATGCGCTTTCTCGAAATGATGTCGACGGCAGCAAGCTTGCGCTAATGGGATTCTCGTTTGGCGGGATCCTTGCGCCTCGTGCCGCAGCCTTTGAGCATCGTCTAGCAGCAGTGATCGCCCTCGACGGGATCTTCGATTTCGGCGAAGTAATGCTCAAGCAGTTTGGACCGGAAATTACTGAGCTATTCAAAgctgacaagaagaaggaggttgaCGAAGAGGTCGCTCTGGTTCAGAACAACGCGAGCATGCCTTCGACTCTGCGATGGGGCATCGATCAGGGAGAGTGGTCATTCAAGACTCACTCGGCCTACACGTTGCTGGAGAAGTCCCAATGGTTCACCTTGAAGGGCATCgtggacaagatcaaggcgcCTGTTTTTGTAGGAGATGGCCAGAATGATATGTTCTTCCCTGGGCAGGCGAAAGAGTTGACGGAGCAGCTTGGAGGTCGGGCGACGTATCATCTCTTTGAGACGGCTTCGGGTGCTGGACTTCATTGTCAAGAAGGGGGTTACGTGTTGATGAACCAGGTTTCGCTTGATTGGCTCGAGGATGTTTTTGCGAAATCAGACCAGGCATAG
- a CDS encoding related to Dal5p, protein MSDEKQVDPKVANASSSSSLNEGAVISGRAADETLDLIEKHGHEVGELTPEKKKQLKRKIYIHVLLLVTFIDFMLYVDKSTLGQATLLGLFKDTGLNNSEYNNLNSLFYTGYIIGQIPGQLLIQKLPLRTFISGIIFTWAVIVLLHCVAQSYGALIPLRFFLGFVESAVIPALEITMSMFFTPEELHQVQPLFYTSCIGSPMFTGLVSYGLLYSKVSTSPWKFFMIITGGISLVLSVITWFWYPNNPATAWFLTTEQKVHTIRRIHETTRSSIEQKTFKRHQFYECLKDPISWLFAFSGFTLMLANNLPYQQSLLFLDLGVSPLGSTLVWVASGGFAILACITASLLIRFFPGHSAWWAALWCVPCIASSIGMVAIPWGNTIPMLACLLLPPNCFAQTWIISVGWVSSSCAGHTKRLTRNAMFMVLYGISNIISPQLWKTGGPRYYPAWIVQIVASFTLTPILLITIRFILSKRNKERRQWIAEQEALGNHGEGYVEQVVDGETVKVKVDVSMLDLTDLENKYFLYPL, encoded by the exons ATGAGTGACGAGAAGCAAGTCGACCCCAAGGTCGCTAACGCAAGCTCCAGTAGCTCACTCAATGAGGGCGCTGTTATCTCTGGCCGAGCTGCAGATGAGACTCTTGATCTTATCGAGAAGCACGGACATGAAGTTGGGGAACTTACtcccgagaagaagaagcagctcaagcGCAAGATTTACATCCACGTCCTTTTGCTTGTCACGTTCATTGACTTTATGCTCTAT GTCGATAAGAGCACGCTGGGTCAAGCTACACTCCTTGGGCTCTTCAAGGATACCGGTCTCAATAACTCCGAGTACAACAACTTGAACTCCCTCTTCTACACCG GTTACATTATTGGTCAGATTCCTGGACAACTTCTCATTCAAAAGCTACCGCTGCGCACGTTCATCTCAGGAATCATCTTTACATGGGCTGTTATTGTCCTCCTCCACTGTGTGGCCCAGAGCTATGGAGCCCTGATCCCTCTTCGCTTCTTTCTCGGATTCGTCGAGTCCGCGGTCATTCCAGCTCTTGAGATTACGATGTCTATGTTCTTTACGCCTGAGGAGCTCCACCAGGTCCAGCCTCTATTTTACACTTCTTGCATCGGCTCGCCCATGTTCACTGGCCTTGTTTCGTACGGTTTGCTTTATAGCAAAGTCAGCACTAGCCCGTGGAAATTCTTCATGATTATCACTGGAGGCATATCCCTCGTTCTATCAGTGATAACCTGGTTCTGGTATCCCAATAACCCTGCAACTGCATGGTTTCTGACCACTGAACAGAAGGTTCATACCATTCGTCGCATTCATGAAACTACCCGCAGCTCAATCGAGCAGAAGACCTTCAAGAGGCATCAGTTCTACGAGTGTTTGAAGGATCCTATTTCCTGGCTGTTCGCCTTCTCGGGCTTCACACTCATGCTGGCCAACAATCTCCCTTACCAGCAGAGTTTGCTCTTCCTGGACCTTGGAGTTTCTCCATTAGGATCGACCCTCGTCTGGGTCGCTTCTGGTGGGTTTGCAATTCTTGCATGCATAACAGCCTCGCTTCTGATACGCTTCTTCCCTGGTCATAGCGCTTGGTGGGCTGCACTCTGGTGCGTACCTTGTATCGCAAGTAGTATTGGCATGGTCGCTATTCCATGGGGCAACACTATTCCTATGCTTGCGtgccttcttctccccccGAATTGCTTCGCGCAAACATGGATCATCTCTGTTGGCTGGGTATCATCCAGTTGTGCCGGTCATACAAAGCGACTCACCCGAAACGCCATGTTCATGGTGCTCTATGGAATCTCAAATATTATCTCACCGCAGCTATGGAAGACAGGAGGGCCGCGTTACTATCCTGCGTGGATCGTCCAGATCGTGGCCAGTTTCACCTTGACGCCCATTCTGCTAATAACGATTCGGTTCATCCTCTCTAAGAGAAACAAGGAGCGACGACAGTGGATTGCCGAACAGGAAGCGCTCGGTAACCATGGTGAAGGATATGTCGAACAGGTTGTGGATGGCGAGACTGTGAAGGTCAAGGTGGATGTTTCGATGCTGGACTTGACTGATCTGGAGAATAAGTACTTCCTCTATCCACTGTAG
- a CDS encoding probable lysine permease: protein MTNYMTMDIQAKTDPHPKVNESTPSTKSIEHGTNDTELERALHGRHLQFIAIGAAVGTGLFIGTGNALATAGPVSLLIAFIFVGSLLFAVMTALGEMAAYIPVAGAFTTYASRFLDPTFGFAMGWIYWFSWTITFALELTAAGLIIQYWEKGLNIGIWIAVFWVLFTAANFMPVRWFGEFEMWFSSIKVITIIGFIIFSICVNAGVGDQGYLGFKYWKDPGAFSEHLVEGDVGRFVGFWSVLITAGFSYQGSELVAIGAGETKDPRKTIPSAMRWTFWGVFSIFIATVFFLGLNIPSTNKDLLSESQDASASPLVIVAQLAGVPVLPSILNAVLLTAVLTAANSDVYSSSRILISLADSGHAPAFLKKTNRFGTPYNAVGVCAAVGFLSFLNLSNDGTVVFNWFLSITSVAGFIAWAIISLCHIRFMKALALQGISRSELPYVAPLQPYLSWYGLFFSVLIIITSGFQVFIEWDTSSFFTAYISLILFIVMFVGHKLIFRTKLVPLNEMDVITGSDV from the coding sequence ATGACGAACTACATGACCATGGATATTCAAGCCAAGACGGACCCTCACCCCAAGGTAAACGAATCGACCCCCTCCACCAAGTCCATCGAGCATGGCACCAACGACACTGAGCTTGAACGCGCTCTCCATGGCCGCCACCTCCAATTCATCGCCATCGGCGCCGCAGTTGGTACAGGTCTCTTCATCGGCACGGGCAACGCCCTCGCAACAGCCGGCCCCGTCTCCCTCCTCATAGCCTTTATCTTCGTCGGAAGTCTTCTCTTCGCAGTAATGACAGCCCTAGGCGAAATGGCAGCATATATCCCCGTTGCAGGTGCCTTTACAACATACGCCTCGCGCTTTCTCGACCCAACATTTGGCTTTGCCATGGGTTGGATTTATTGGTTCAGCTGGACCATTACGTTTGCGCTCGAGTTAACAGCCGCGGGACTGATCATCCAGTACTGGGAGAAGGGACTGAACATCGGTATCTGGATCGCTGTATTTTGGGTCCTGTTCACTGCTGCCAACTTCATGCCTGTTCGTTGGTTCGGAGAGTTCGAAATGTGGTTTTCGAGCATAAAAGTCATCACAATCattggcttcatcatcttttcGATTTGTGTCAATGCTGGCGTCGGAGATCAAGGATATCTCGGCTTCAAGTACTGGAAAGACCCTGGAGCATTCAGTGAGCATCTTGTCGAGGGAGATGTTGGACGTTTCGTCGGCTTCTGGTCGGTCTTGATCACCGCTGGTTTCAGTTATCAGGGCTCAGAATTGGTGGCCATCGGTGCAGGCGAAACCAAGGATCCGCGCAAGACGATCCCTTCTGCGATGCGTTGGACATTTTGGGGCGTCTTTTCAATCTTCATCGCGACCGTGTTCTTCCTCGGTCTCAATATCCCATCGACGAACAAAGACCTCCTCAGCGAATCACAAGACGCTTCGGCATCTCCTCTGGTTATTGTGGCTCAACTGGCAGGTGTTCCAGTACTACCTTCTATCCTCAATGCGGTTCTTTTGACTGCTGTATTGACTGCTGCAAACTCGGATGTGTATTCCAGCAGCCGCATCCTCATTTCTCTGGCAGATTCGGGCCACGCCCCAGCATTTCTGAAGAAGACCAACAGATTCGGAACGCCTTATAATGCCGTCGGTGTTTGCGCCGCTGTCGGCTTTTTGTCTTTCCTCAATCTGTCCAACGACGGAACTGTTGTGTTCAACTGGTTCTTGAGCATTACCTCTGTTGCGGGATTTATCGCATGGGCTATCATTTCGCTCTGTCACATTCGCTTCATGAAGGCCCTGGCTCTTCAAGGGATTTCTCGATCCGAATTACCCTACGTTGCGCCTTTGCAGCCATATTTATCTTGGTATGGTCTGTTCTTCAGCGTGCTGATTATTATTACGAGTGGATTTCAGGTGTTTATCGAGTGGGATACCAGCTCCTTTTTCACAGCGTACATTAGCTTGATCCTGTTCATCGTCATGTTTGTTGGTCACAAGTTGATCTTCCGGACTAAGCTTGTTCCGCTGAACGAGATGGACGTTATCACCGGGAGCGATGTCTAA
- a CDS encoding related to glutamyl-tRNA — protein MEPWRHTATQILDNIRSGNLTVEQYASSLLERIKQRDDDVKAWAYLDPKAVLEQARKLDQVPKDQRGPLHGIPSQPVADKLSDMPTEHGSTIYKNDHPVIDAGSVMVLRQAGCLIFGKTTTTEFAASFTGPATRNAHSTSHTPGGSSAGSAAAVADFQIPVALGSQTVGSIVRPAAFNGIYGFKPTWGAITREGQKFCAPTVDTIGFFSRSVSDFETLADVFALHDDEESTFEDIKGSKFAVHRTSKWNLAGEGTIAAMDKAVELLKAHGAEVEELDLGPDFDQVIDWHLTLVRLEGATSLWPEYYQDKDKLDPVLAKGVQEKHKISRQAQLDAYDGLAALRPRFDKMADKYVAVLVPSVFDEAPEGLGNTGSPVFAATWTVSEQMLDPGLR, from the exons ATGGAGCCTTGGCGCCACACAGCGACACAAATTTTGGACAACATTCGTTCTGGTAATCTCACAGTTGAGCAGTATGCTTCATCACTACTTGAGCGAATCAAGCAACGAGATGACGATGTCAAAGCTTGGGCATATCTTGACCCGAAAGCTGTTTTGGAACAGGCTAGAAAATTAGACCAGGTACCAAAGGATCAACGAGGACCACTGCATGGCATTCCT TCGCAGCCTGTCGCTGACAAGTTATCAGATATGCCGACTGAACATGGCTCaactatttataaaaatgATCATCCCGTAATCGACGCCGGATCGGTCATGGTTCTCCGTCAAGCAGGATGTCTCATCTTCG GTAAAACTACAACAACCGAGTTTGCTGCATCCTTCACAGGCCCAGCTACTCGCAATGCACACAGTACCTCTCATACCCCGGGAGGCTCTTCAGCTGGTTCAGCTGCCGCAGTAGCAGACTTTCAGATCCCCGTTGCTCTTGGTTCACAGACTGTAGGCTCTATTGTTCGTCCAGCTGCATTCAACGGCATCTACGGTTTCAAGCCTACATGGGGAGCCATCACAAGAGAGGGACAGAAGTTCTGTGCTCCAACTGTTGATACGATTGGCTTCTTTTCCCGAAGCGTTTCGGACTTTGAGACCCTAGCTGACGTCTTTGCTTTgcacgatgatgaggagagcacgtttgaagatatcaagggCTCGAAATTTGCCGTACATCGGACGTCGAAGTGGAATTTGGCTGGAGAGGGCACAATCGCGGCTATGGACAAAGCTGTAGAGCTTCTCAAAGCACATGGCGCTGAAGTCgaagagcttgatcttggtccAGACTTTGACCAAGTCATTGACTGGCACCTGACTCTCGTACGTCTTGAGGGTGCAACGAGTCTGTGGCCAGAGTATtaccaagacaaagacaagcttgatcCGGTGTTGGCGAAAGGTGTTCAAGAGAAGCATAAAATTTCACGACAGGCCCAGCTCGATGCTTATGATGGGCTTGCAGCTCTACGACCGCGGTTTGATAAGATGGCAGATAAGTATGTCGCCGTGCTAGTTCCGAGTGTCTTCGACGAGGCTCCTGAAGGCCTGGGAAATACAGGAAGCCCTGTTTTTGCAGCGACTTGGACGGTAAGTGAACAGATGCTGGATCCTGGACTTCGTTAA
- a CDS encoding related to D-arabinitol 2-dehydrogenase has product MATHATYPSLRDKTVLITGGAEGIGAATVELFTLQGSQVIFIDIAKGSAKKTIDRAVSRAKDANVQAKAPIFYSCSVSDLPRLQDTVKRIQDKHGMIHILVNNAAAAGNRARLETENVRPEDWEVNINTNLRHVFFMSQAVLPAMREAKSGSIINLGSITWRIPAQGTPVYGACKAGIMGLTRTQSKEYGKYNIRINSVMPGAIATQRQRDEVLTPEYHEEVMRGQSLQRDLEPEEVAKVIVFLGSDEASGVTGSSYVVDGGWCSDP; this is encoded by the exons ATGGCAACTCACGCTACTTACCCCAGTCTGCGGGACAAGACCGTGCTCATTACAGGCGGTGCAGAAGGCATTGGCGCTGCTACAGTGGAGTTGTTCACGCTACAGGGCAGCcaggtcatcttcatcgacaTCGCCAAGGGCTCGGCGAAAAAGACAATTGACCGCGCTGTATCGCGCGCGAAAGACGCCAACGTGCAAGCCAAAGCACCCATCTTCTACAGTTGCAGTGTTTCGGATTTACCAAGGCTACAAGACACGGTCAAGAGAATCCAAGATAAACATGGCATGATACATATCTTGGTCAATAATGCTGCGGCTGCTGGAAACAGAGCCAGACTCGAAACAGAAAATGTCAGGCCTGAAGATTGGGAAgtgaacatcaacaccaatctTCGGCATGTTTTCTTCATGAGCCAAGCTGTTCTCCCGGCGATGAGAGAGGCAAAGAGCGGGagcatcatcaatcttggGTCAATCACCTGGCGCATCCCCGCCCAAGGAACTCCAG TCTACGGCGCGTGCAAGGCGGGAATCATGGGCCTGACGCGTACTCAGAGTAAAGAATATGGCAAGTACAACATTCGCATCAATAGTGTTATGCCTGGTGCCATTGCGACCCAGCGACAAAGGGATGAGGTTCTCACGCCCGAGTACCACGAAGAGGTTATGCGCGGCCAGAGTTTGCAGCGAGATCTTGAGCCGGAGGAAGTAGCTAAAGTGATTGTGTTCTTGGGTAGTGATGAAGCTAGTGGGGTAACTGGTAGTTCctatgttgttgatggcggtTGGTGTAGCGATCCATGA